Proteins from a genomic interval of Equus quagga isolate Etosha38 chromosome 11, UCLA_HA_Equagga_1.0, whole genome shotgun sequence:
- the LOC124247682 gene encoding olfactory receptor 139, which translates to MEPGSWGNRTTVTEFVLLGLTENIRLQPILFAVFLCAYVVTVGGNFSILAAILVEPKLHTPMYYFLGNLSLLDIGCITVTVPPMLACLLAHHCRVPYAACISQLFFFHLLAGVDCHLLTAMAYDRYLAICQPLTYSTRMSRVVQGALVGICCTVSFINALTHTVAVSVLDFCGPNVVNHFYCDLPPLFQLSCSSIHLNGQLLFVGATFMGVIPMILISASYAHVAAAVLHIRSAEGRKKAFSTCGSHLTVVCIFYGTGFFSYMRLGSVSASDKDKGIGILNTILSPMLNPVIYSLRNPDVQGALKRVLTGKRPPE; encoded by the coding sequence ATGGAGCCAGGTTCCTGGGGGAACAGGACAACTGTCACTGAGTTCGTCCTTCTTGGCCTAACAGAGAACATAAGACTGCAACCCATCCtttttgctgtcttcctttgcgCCTATGTGGTCACAGTCGGAGGCAACTTCAGCATCCTGGCTGCCATCTTGGTGGAGCCCAAACTCCACACTCCTATGTACTACTTCCTGGGGAACCTGTCTCTGCTGGACATTGGATGCATCACTGTCACTGTTCCTCCCATGCTGGCATGTCTCCTGGCCCACCATTGCAGAGTTCCCTATGCTGCCTGCATTTCACAGCTCTTTTTTTTCCACCTCCTGGCGGGTGTAGACTGTCACCTCTTGACagccatggcctatgaccgctaccTGGCCATCTGCCAGCCCCTCACCTACAGCACCCGCATGAGCCGTGTAGTTCAGGGTGCCCTGGTCGGCATTTGCTGCACTGTCTCCTTCATCAATGCTCTGACTCACACAGTGGCTGTGTCCGTGCTTGATTTCTGTGGCCCTAATGTGGTCAACCACTTCTACTGCGACCTCCCACCTCTTTTCCAGCTCTCCTGCTCCAGCATTCACCTCAATGGGCAGCTGCTCTTTGTAGGGGCCACCTTCATGGGGGTGATTCCCATGATCCTTATCTCAGCCTCCTATGCCCATGTCGCAGCTGCAGTACTACACATCCGCTCAGCCGAGGGGAGGAAGAAGGCATTCTCCACGTGTGGCTCCCACCTCACCGTGGTCTGTATCTTTTACGGAACTGGCTTCTTCAGTTACATGCGTTTGGGCTCAGTGTCAGCCTCAGACAAGGACAAGGGGATTGGGATCCTCAATACTATCCTCAGCCCCATGCTGAACCCAGTCATCTACAGCCTCCGGAACCCTGATGTGCAGGGTGCCCTGAAGAGGGTGCTAACAGGAAAGAGGCCCCCAGAGTGA